TTTTGCAATCGTTAGTATATTTTAGGTTGCACAACCTCCGCAAGCACCGCGCGACTTTGCAATGCCGATGAAATGCAAATTGAAATCCAATAGCTATAATGACATATATTAAAGAAACTTACAAATAATGCTTGCATTAAAATTATTTCGGTATATAATAATGGGAACGTTACCAATACGGAGCAAAAAAATATGAAAATGACTAACAATAAAGCAACGCTCAAGACCATTGCCGACGAGCTGAATATATCGGTTTCGACCGCCAGCAGAGCCTTTACTCCGGGCTCTTCGGTCAAGCCTTCGACATTGGCTAAGATCAAAGAGATGTCCCGTAAGCTGAACTACAAGCCCAATCTTAACGCGCGTGCCCTTGTGCAGCAGAAAACGCACGTTATAGGCGTAATACTCCAGTCGCTGAAGAATCAGACGACCGAATCGCTTGTAAACAAGCTTACCCGCCTGCTCACGGCACGCGGATATGATATACATTTATTCGTCGCATACAATGACGATATGCTCAACGATGAGGCCGTCAACTCGTGCATTTGCAGAGGGTATGACGGGGTAATCATAAACCACGCGTTTTTTGAAGGCAGAATGAACGCCATCGAAACGCTTCTCAAAGAAAACGTGCCTATGGTGGTGCTGGGGCAGTACGAATATTCGGAAACAAGTCAGGTGATCGGAGATTTCAAACTCGCCGGACGCGTAATGACGAGGCATCTGGCAGACCTTGGGCACAAAAACATCGCCTTTTGCACAACATGCAAAGGCGACCCGCGATACGAAGGCTACCTCAATATACTCAACCAGTACAAACTGCCGATACGGGAAGACCTTGTATTTGTATGCCCCTGCGAGCAAAGCCAGATCCGCGAGACGGCAAAAAAGATTATCAAAACGGATGCGACCGCCCTGTTTGTCAACTATGATGAACCGGCGACACGATTCATAAGGGCGTTCAAGGAGCTCGGCGTATCCGTACCCGGACAAATGTCGGTCGTAGGCGTTGGAAATGAGATGTATGCCGACCTCATAAGCCCGGCTCTTACCACATTTGAAATCGACACCGCGCACTTGGCCGAAAATCTTGTCGAGACGCTGTTTGAAAGAATAGAAAAGCCTAACGGCCCGACAAGAACAATTCTGCTCAACGGAAAAATCTTGGAAAGAGATTCTGCAAAAAAACTACTTTGAAAAGGTAAATATACTTAAAATGACTACAAAGCGGATTAAAGGACTGTTCATACTCCACAAGACGGCCTACGACAGGATATACGGCGAAAGAGAATTATCTGAGATAAACAGATATGTGGATATTTACGCGCCCGTTCAGACGCCTG
The sequence above is drawn from the Candidatus Oleimmundimicrobium sp. genome and encodes:
- a CDS encoding LacI family DNA-binding transcriptional regulator, giving the protein MKMTNNKATLKTIADELNISVSTASRAFTPGSSVKPSTLAKIKEMSRKLNYKPNLNARALVQQKTHVIGVILQSLKNQTTESLVNKLTRLLTARGYDIHLFVAYNDDMLNDEAVNSCICRGYDGVIINHAFFEGRMNAIETLLKENVPMVVLGQYEYSETSQVIGDFKLAGRVMTRHLADLGHKNIAFCTTCKGDPRYEGYLNILNQYKLPIREDLVFVCPCEQSQIRETAKKIIKTDATALFVNYDEPATRFIRAFKELGVSVPGQMSVVGVGNEMYADLISPALTTFEIDTAHLAENLVETLFERIEKPNGPTRTILLNGKILERDSAKKLL